The genomic stretch CGTCCGCAGCGGCACGCACAGCAGGCTGCGCAGCGCCTCGCCCTGTCCCAGCTCCCGCTGTTGGTCCTGCGACAGCTCGGGCACGAGGAGCGGCCGTCCGCCACGGAGCACGAAGTGGCGCAGCCCCTCGCCGGGGAGCAGCGGCGCCCCATCCTCCCCCTGATTGGAATGGCTGGCCGCCACCTCCAGCCGCGTCCCGTCGTCGGACAGCAGGCACAGCGTGCACGTGTCCCCCAGGAAGTAGGCGACCTGGCGGGTGATGGTGTCCAGCAGCACGGACAGGTCGCGGTTCGTCGCATCGAAGGCGTCGGACGCTTCCGTGAGCATCTGCAGCCGGGCGGCGGCGGCCCGGGCCACGGCATGGGCCCGGCGCTCCTCCGCCGTCAGGTGCACCCGGTCCAACGCCTGGGCACACGCATGCGCCAGCGCGGTGAAGAAGGCCCGGTCCATCTCCGTGAAGGTCCGGGGCCGCGCGAAGGACAGGCCAATGGCGCCCAGCGCCCGTCCCTTCACCAGCAAGGGCAGCGCGAGCGCCGCCTCGTGAAGGCCTCGCGTATCCATGAGCGGATAACGCGCGCTCCACTCCTCCGGCGACCCCACCCAGATGGCCTGCTGCTCCCGCAGCGACTCCACCAGCGGCATGCCCGCCGTCATCGGGATGCGCCGCCACCGGCTCAGCACGCTCTCCGGGTAGCCAATGGCATCCACCACCTCCAGCGCCTCGCCCTCCACGTCCAGGAGGTTGACGGTGCCCGCCTTCGCGCCTGCGGCCACCAGCCCTTGTTCGAAGAGCGCGCGGCACACCTGTGGCACGGTGGCCGCCTCCGACAGCCGGGCGGTGAAGTCCCGCAGCCGGTCGATGTAGCCCGCGGCCCTCAGCGCGGCATCCCGCGCCTCGGCTTCCTTCTGCCGCAGCAGCTCCGACTGGCGCCGCACCTGCTGCTGCGCGCGGAACAGCTCCACGAAGACGGACACCTTCGAGCGCAGCACCTCCGGCGGAAAGGGCTTCTGGAGGAAGTCCACCGCGCCGGTGGCGTAGCCGGTGACGAGCTCCGCGTCATCGCGGCCGTAGGCGGTGAGGAAGATGATGGGGACGTTGCGCGTGCGCTCACGCTGCTTGATGAGCGCCGCCGTCTCGAAGCCGCTCAGCCCCGCCATCCGCACGTCCAGCAGGATGACGGCGTAGTCCTCGCGCAGCAGGAAGCGCAGGGCCTGCTCCCCCGAACAGGCCTTGTCCATGCGCACGCCCAGCGGCTCGAGGATGGCCTCCAGCGACACCAGGTTCGACACATGGTCATCCACCAGCAGCACGGCGGGGGCCTCCGAAACGGCCTTCGCCTGGCGATGGGGGGCTTCATCCGAAATCCGCAGGTGCGTCAGCGCCAGCCGGCTGGCCGCGGTAGCCCCCCGACTGAAAGGGATGCCCCCGCGCTGCAACGGCACCATCGTTGGAATCCCGTCCTGCGACATGAAGAAGTCACCTGGTGTGCGGTGGTCAGGAACTCGGCCCGACGTCTCCGGGCCCCCAGGAGCGGACCGGCCCCCGGAACAACTGGCGGCGCGGGATTACACCGTGTGGCGCGCCATCGTGCCCAGATGAAGGCGGAGGCGCGGCGCCAAGCGTGCGCTATCCATCAGTCCGCGTGCTCAGTAACGACCCTTCACGCCCAGGATGGGTAGGGCGATGGGAAGCCCCACCGCTTCCTTGCGCAGCGGGAAGCCGTTGCCACCCTCGTACTCGAAGCCCAACGTCTCCCGGCGGAGCGTGACGTTGAGCATGTCCAGGTACGCCTCCAGGCTGAAGGTGTCATGGACCCACGACTTGGACAGCCGCACGTCGAACCGGAGGAAGGCCGGCAGCCGGTCCACGCGATCTCGGTCTGCCTTGACCCAGGCTGGCCTGCCGGAGGCGTCTTCGCCAGGGCGGTGCGTCTGCGTGCCCAGGGTGCCGTATTCAGGGCGCCCGGTATTGAAGTGCAGCACCCCGCCCAGCGTGATGTTGTTGGCGAACTTGTAGCTGAGCACCAGGTTGAGGATGTGCGTCTGGTCAAAGGCGAAGGGCAGGTCCGCCTCCGCCTCGCCCACCCGGTGGCCCTCCGCGTCGTAGCGGTGGAAGCGCGTGCGGCGCGTGCTGCGCTGGAGCGAATACGACAGCCAGCCGAACCAGTTGTCGCCCAGCGGGTGGCGCAGCAGGAACTCCATGCCGTAGGCCATGCCGCTGCTGCGGAAGTCCGGGAAGTCGAAGTCCGAGCGGTCGGGGATGCCGCCGCCGTCCCCCAACTGCATGCCGCGGCGCAGGCCCGCTGGAGGAGTGCCGGTGTCCGGCGGGTCGTCGTCCACCATGCCTTCGTCGGCGAAGGGCGTCAGCTCGAGGGTCCGCAGCATGGGGTTGAGATAGACGTCCAGCCCCACCTCCAGACCGCGCCACGCCTTCCATTCCGCGCCGACGGAGAACTGCACGCCTTGCTGGAGCCCCAGCAGCAGGCTTCCCACGTCCACCACGGGCAGGCTGATGAGGGTGGTGGGTGGCTGATGGAAGAGGCCCGCCCCGCCCTTGAGCGTGAGCGTTTCCGACACCTTGTGACGCACGGTGAGGCGCGGCTCCAGCGCGCGCCGGTCAATCCCCGGCGACAGGTGGTAGCTGTCCACGCGCAGGCCGGGCACCACGGCCCACTTCTCATGGGGCTGCCACACCAGCTCCGTCCACGCGCCCATGAAGGTCCCCAGCGCCACGGGCGCCACCTCCACGTCCGCGTCGGAGCCGCCGTCCTGCTGGAGCAGCTCGACGATGGCGCGCTTGTGCTCCACGTCCGCCCCGGCACGCAGCGTGGCGCTGGGTGACAGCGTCGCGGTGTAGCCCAGGCGCGCGGACCAGTGCCCCTGGTCGATATGGATTTCGGTGGCCTCGCCAGGGGGACTGCGGCTGACGATGGCGAAGCGGTCCAACCCCCACGTCCCGCCCACCTCCAGCTCACCGGGCCCCACGGGGTGCCGGTGCCGCAGGTCCACCCGGTGGAAGATGATGGATTGCATCGCGGTGTCGCCCCATTCGTCCTGGGCCTCCGAACCGAAGGTGTCCGAGGAGCCAAAGGCAAACAGGCGCAGCGTGCCCTCGCCCAGCCGCTGTTCCACCCGGCCCTGATAATCCCAGAAGTCGAGCACCACCTTGGGGTTCTCCCGCCCGGGAGGGGGCGGTGCCTGGAGCTGGTTCGCCGCCAGGGCGATGAGCCAGGGCGTATAGGAATAGCGGCCGGCCAGGCTGACGTTGGTGCCGGTGTCCTTGAACGGCGTCTCGATGAAGAAGCCCGCGTTGATGAGGTCCGCGTAGGCGCTGCCGTGGACGCCGTCATCCCGCGGGCGGCTGAGACGCCCGTCGATGGCGCCCCCCATCAACCGCCCATACCGGGGCGGCGGCGAGCCCGGATAGAAGTCGATGGCGTCGATGAAGTCCGGGTGGATGACGGCCGGGCCCAGGAACAGGTGGAAGAGGATGGGGACGCGGATGCCATCCAGGAAGTAGCCGGTGGCCGCGGGCTGGCTGCCGCGCACCACCGGGTAGGCCACGCCGGACACCATGCTGCCCACGCCGGGCAGCAGCATGACGACGCGGAAGGGGTCCCCCATGGTGCCAGGCACCTCGCGCAGCTCCGCGTCATGCAGGGTGACGCGGCTCACCTCCGTGCGCTCGCGGTCTCCCCGCACCACCGTCTCGTACGGGTTGATGATGAGCGGCTCCAGCCCGTACACCACCTCCAGCGCCTCGTTCGCCTTCAGTCCCTCGCGGAAGACGCCGGACTTGTGGCCGGGGGCGGTGATACGCACCGCATGCACGCCCGCGGGCCAGCGCGCCTCGAAGCGCCCGTCCACGTCCGTCTGCACCGGCGCGTCCGGATGCGCGTCCGACACCAGCGTGGCCCCCACCAGCGGCCGGCGGTTGCCCTTGGTGCGCACCAGGCCCTTCAGGGTGATGGGCGCCGCGGGCGTGGCACCCTCGGACATGCCCGGCGCGGGCGCCTCGAAGCGGTACTCGAAGAAGATGCGCACGGCCACCGGCAGGCCGTCCAGGGTGGCGGGGGCGAAGCGCAGCGACGGCGCCGCGTGCAGCGCCGCCCGGTCCAACAAGGGATGCAGCCCTTCCATCAACGTGGCGGACTCCACCTCGCCCGCGTCGTCGATGAGCAACTCCAGCTTCACCACCCCCGCGACGCCGTCTGACGCCAGCCCGGGCGGATAGGGAGCGGGCGAGTCCCGCACCATCGCGGGCGGAATGAACGCGGGCTCGGGCACGCCCGCGTCCTCCGACAAGGGCGCATCCGTCTCCACGGCCCAGCCCGCGTCGGTGCGTTGCAGCTCCCGCTCGGCCCGGGCGGCGCCCCCGTCCTCCGGCGTCCCCGCGTCCTGTGCGTGCGCCCGAGTCCCGGGCATGAACAGGGCCACAACGGCGACCGCCGCGCGCGCTGCTGGCCTGACTGTCCACCACCCAAGTCCGCGGGTCATTCCCTCACCAAGCGGGGCACTGCGCACCCTGTCCCCCATGAGGCCAGGGAGACGGCGGAGTGACAAGCGCCTCGGGGTGGACCCACGCGGGCCGCGTCAGCCCTGGGCGCGGCCCGTTGCCAGCCGTTCTCCCGACGCAATGGCAATCACAGCCAGTGGTTCCTCAACATGCCCGGAGTCCCGGATGCTGCTCGCCAGCTATCAGCGCACGCTGGATGAAGGCGCTCCCGTCGGTTGCTCGCCGCCCTACACGGTGTCCAACCTGTCCGCGGGGACGCACCGGATGCAGGTGCGCTCACACCCTTCGTCAGCCTGACGCGGCTGGACGGCACGCACACCGTCACCGCCCTCCACACCTGGCGCGCGGACTCCCTGCTTCCCTCAGCCCGGACCCTGGCAGTGGAATGGGAGTGCTGGACTGCGAGGCGGTGGAGCGGGCGACTCGAGCACAGCGCGGCCAGGAGCCACCGACGGGCGACTACACCTTGCGCGGCCCAGCGCCTGAAGCGCTGAACCCTCAGCAGCGCCCCCAGCGTCAGGCAGTACGTCACAACCCCGAGCGGCGGCAGCCTCACCGTCCGGGGCCCGACCCTCACCGCTCAGGCAGGATGGCGGCCGCGACCTGGTTCATCAGGTTGAGCTGGCTGCGCGACATCCGCCGCAGCGTTCGGAGCACCTTCCGCATCTCCGGCAACTGGTCCCTGTGCCCGGAGTCCCCTTCCCAGAGCGCGGCGCCGACACTGGCCGCCGTGGCGAGTCCCAGCCCGACGTCCGCCGACAACCGAAGTGCCAGACACAGCCGGAACAGGGTCGGCACGCTGGGCATCATCTTCCCCCGCTCCATGCGCCCATAGACTTCCGCGGCGATACCCACACGCTCCGCGACATCCGCCTGGGTGAGCCCCGCGAGCAGCCGCGCGCCTCGCGCCGCCTCGCCAACGCTCTCCGCCAGACGGCTCTCCAGTTGCTCGCGCGACTTCCGGGCGCGATCCGCTGGGCTTCGAGGCTGGGGCCGGGGCCGCTTGCGGGGAGGAGCAGGACCTTCAAGGTGGGTCTTCACTGCGTCAACCTTGTGAGTACGGGCCAAGCTCACGCCCTGCCCGGGAACAGGTCGCGCTCGGTCACGAGTTTTCCTGTGACTTATAACCCAGCACGTCCTCAGGCGAAATACCGATATGGAGGGTAGTCCCCCGCCCCGCACCCCCAGCGAAAAGTATCGCACCCGGCACCACACGGACGCGCTCCGGATGCGCCGCCACGCACCAGGCAGACGTCCAGGCGTCAGCCCGCGTGGCCCGTACGGCACCGGGTCCGTCCGGCCCTACTCGCCATGTCTGTCATTGAGGGGGGCGGCCAATCCCTTCACCAAAATTCGCGGACCAGGGTTGCCTCGCGAAACCACTCCATGCAATGTGCATCATTACGGCAACACTTCCGCGACCTGTCTATGCAGCCTCCTGAACCGGAGGCCCGCGGCCGGACGCGTGAGTTTGGGCATGGGCGGCCAAGGCTTTCGCCGCCCATGTGGGGGCCAGCATCCACCTTGGAGCACAGCACGTCTGGCTTCGGCCTGACGGCGCCCCCTTTTCTTCTGGAGTCCCCCCGCAATGGAATTGAGATTGACCCCGCGCCTGGTGCGAGAACCCGCGCCGCCTCAGCCCCTGGGACCGGATGCCATGCGCGAGCTGCGTCAGCGCTGCGCGCTCGCCACCCCCGAGGACACCGCGCGCGGCATGTTCTTCCGGGGGGTCCTGGAGACGGTGCGGCGCGTGGGAGGCTCCGCCATGGAGCAGCTCTGCCGCCAGTCCCTGCCAGAGAAGCGCTACATCGACTTCTTCAGCTACCCCATCACCCAATTCCTGCCGCTGGCCTTCCAGGCCGCCGGCCTGCTCTCCGAACACTGCGGGGGCATGGCCGCCGCTCATCGCGTCATGGGCCAGAAGGCCACGCAGGACTTCCTGGAGTCCGTCGCGGGCCGCACCCTGCTGATGCTCGCCTATGACGAGCCCCGGCTGCTGCTCGGACAGCTTCCCACCGGGTTCCTCGCGGCGGTGAGCTACGGCGAGCGGAGCATGGTGTGGACGGGGCCTCGCAGCGGCCGCTTCGTCATGAAGCGGGACTTCATGCCCACCGCGTACCACGAAGGGGTCCTGCACGCCGCCCTGGAAGCCGTGGGCGCGCGCGACATCGGGGTGCAGGGGCGCGAGCTGGGCCTGCTCGACACGGAGTACGCGCTGTCCTGGCGCTGAGACACAACAACGCCGGCGGCCCATTGCTCCGGGCCCCCGGCGGAAGAAGGGCCCCGCCCCACTTCCAGTGGGACGGGGCGGCGCTTCGACTACAGCAGCGAGCAGAGCAGCCCGGGGAAGCGTGAACCGGAGGGGCAGTTGTCGCCCTGGCAGTACACGACGCCCGAATCGATGGCGGGGTTGGCCAGCAGCGCGGGAACCTTCACGTTGCAGGTGCCAATGGCGCTGTTGCCGGACGCGTCCTGCACGGCGTACGTGAAGTTGTAGACACGGCCGTTGCCCAGCAGGGCCGCCTCGGCGCGAACCATCGCGGACTTGCGGTCCGGGGTCAGCTTGATGTCGTCACACGCCAGCAGCCGCAGCAGGGACAGCGCGTCGTTGGACTCGTCGGAGGTCACGCGGATGATGCTGGCTGACGCATCCAGGTCGAGCTCGCCGCCGCAGTTGTCGACGGCCGGCATCGCGCAGTCAGACAGGGGCACCAGCACGTAGTCGGAGCCCAGGACCGGCTGGATCACCAGGCCGCGGTTGGCGCCCGGCGTGGGGGCGCTGACGTCGACGACGGTCACGTTCGCCGAGCACGTGCTGGAGGCCGCGCCGTCGGAGACCAGGAGCTGCGCGCTCGTGGTGCCCAGCCCATAGGGGCCCGCGGGCGACTGCTCCACGGAGAACGGCCCCGGGAAGCCGTCCGGGTCGAACGAGCCGTTATCGATGCTGGCGCTGCCCTGACAGGCCGCGTTCGCGGGGACGGTGACGCTCTGACAGCTGGCCACCGGCTGCTGGTTGGTGGCACAGGGAATCTCGAAATCGATGGAGGCGAAGTTGTTGTCCTCGTCATCCTCCGGATAGGTGCCGTCCTCGTCCGCGACGACCACCACCTTCGTGGTGCCCTCCGGCACCGTGTACGACAGCGAGAAGGGGAAGGTCTCACCGCCCACCAGCCAGGGGACGCTGATGGTGCCCAGCCGCACGCCGCCAGCGCCCGGCGTCCCCGCGTACACCGCCGCGGTGGAGTTCCCGATGCCCGTGGGCCGCTCGTTCTTGATGGCCGCGGAGAGCGTCAGCGCCGTCGCCGCGCACGATGCGGACAGGTCCACCACGCTCAGGTCCAGCCCCGTCTCCTTCGCCTCCTGACGCTGGACCTCCATGTCGATGGTTGCAGGGCTCTCCTCGGGAAGGGTGCCCTCACAGCCCGTCAGAAGAAACAACGCCGTCAACGTCGAGACGCCATGATTCCGTGTCATGTCTGGTTCCTGGCATGCCGGGAGCACGCCTGCTCAGCAGGGGGGGAATGCCTCTCAACGAGGCAACTCTTTTATGTCGAGTCGATTCCCCGGATACCACGGACTCCCAGTGTATGTGGAGACAATTATTTTCACCAGCCTGTATGAAGTCTGCGCTCCCACCAGGGTGGCTGACGACACCTCGCCTTGATTCTTGATAATCCAGACAGGGAGCGATGCATGCCTGACACCCCTGGGTGTCATTATCGACGATGAATACACACGTCCCCAAGACAGGCGCCGTGTAGCCACGGCCCCATGAGTCAAACAAGACATATCCAAGCAAAAGCCGACATCATGGCCAAACCCCGCATCGTGTCGCGGTGGACACCCGGGGCGTCCACGGGCGGACGCATCGCCCTGGGGCCCTGGCGGACATTGGACTTCAGTACAAGGCTACGGCCTCATGTCCACGCCCAACCTCGTCCTCCTCGTGGAAGACCATGCCGACAGCCGGGAGCTGTTGGAGGAGTTCCTCACCCTGGAGGGCTTCACCGTGGAGACGGCGGGCAACGGACTGTCCGCCTGGGAGCGCCTGAGCCGCCCGCCCCTGCCGGATGCCGTCCTCCTGGACCTGATGATGCCGGTGATGAGCGGCTGGGAGCTGATGCGCCACGTGCGCGAGGACGCGCGGCTGAGCACCCTGCCGGTGGTGGTGGTCTCCGGGGCTGGGAGCTCCCAGCCCCTGCCGGAGGGCATCCGGGCCACGGTGCCCAAGCCCGTGGATTTATTCGAGCTGCGCGCCACCCTGGAGCGGGTGGTGAGCCCCAGCTGAGCGCGTCAGCCCGTCGGCAGGCGGGGCAGCGTCACCCGGACGGTGGTGCCCGCCTGGGCGGTGGAGGTCACCTCGATACGTCCGCCGTGGCCCTTCACCACCTGCTCGACGATGTAGAGCCCCAGCCCCAGCCCACTGCTGCTCCCTCCGCCGACACCCTCCATAGCGCCGCGCCGGAAGGGGTCGAAGAGCCGGGGGAGCATCTCCGGGGAGATGGGCTCGCCGGGGTTGTGGACTTCCAGCACCACGAAGTCGCCACCGTCATACAACTTGAAGGACACGGGCGCGTCCGCGGGGCTGTATTGGAGCGCGTTGCCCCCCAGGTTGCTGACCACCTGGAGCAGCCGGTCCTCGTCCCACTCCCCTTCGTAGCGGCCCGGCTCCACCCGGAACGCCAGCTTGCGCTCGGGCCAGGCCGCCTCCAATTCATCCACCCCCAGCCGGACCACGGACCGCAAATCACCGGCCGTGCGTTGGATGGGAATGCCGCCGCCCAGCCGCCCGCGCGTGAAGTCGAGCAGCTCTGAAATCATGCGTTTCATCCGGTCACCGGAGCGGGCGATGCGCGTCACCAGCCGGCGCTCGCGCTCCGGAAGCGCCTCGCTGTGCAACAACTGCGTCGCGGACAGCTGGATGGCATTGAGCGGGTTGCGCAGGTCATGACTGACAATGGCGATGAGCCGCTCGCCGAAGCGGACCGCCTGTAGCGCGGCCTCCTGGGCTCGGCGCCGTTCGGAGACATCCACCATGGTGGCCACCGCCGCGATGATGGTGCCCTCCCGGTCCACGATGGGCGAGCTGGACAGGAGGACCGTGACGTACTGGCCATCCTCGCGGGGGATGAGCATCTCCTCGCCCTGCACCACCTCGCCGTGGCGCAGGCTGCGCGCCAACGGCAGCGCCTCCATGGCGTAGGGCCGCCCGTCCGGGCGCAGCGAGACGCCATAGTCCTCCACGTAGTCCTGCATCGACGCGGAGGGATGAAACGGCTTGCCGGTGATGACCTCCACCTGGCGGCTGGCCATCACCAACCGGCCGGACGGCGCGTCCGCGATGAAGACGCCCGCGGGCATCTGGTCCAGCACCGACGCCAGCCGCGCGCGCTCGGCCTCGATGGCGCCCAACAGCCGCTGCCGGTCCATCTCCATGGCGCGGCGCTGGGTGATGTCCACCACGGTGGCCACCCGCTGCACCACGCGGCCGACCTCATCCTTGAAGGCCGTGACGTGCGTGAAGGCGGGGAAGCGGGTGCCATCCTTCCGGATGTGCAGGGATTCGTATTCGTGTGACGGCTTGGAGTTCGCCACCGCCACGTGCCGGGGCAACACGCCGCGCGCTTCCGGCGCATAGGTGTCCTCCAGCCGCCGTCCGGTCAGCTCCTCCGGCGAGTAGCCATGCATGCGAGCGAAGGCGGGGTTCACCTCGCGCAGCCGCTCCTCGGCCGCGTCCACCACCGCCACGCCCACGCCCAGCCGCTTGAAGACCTGCGCCCACCGCCGCAGGCCCGCTTCACTCTCCCGGAGGCGCTCCAGGGACGCCTCCGCCACGGCGCGCGCCTCGCGCTCGCGGGCATGCGCCTGGGCCTGCAGCAGCAGCGCGGTGGTGCGAGCCGCCATGGCCCGGAAGAGGAACTGGTCCTCTTCCGACAGTTCATGGGTGGCGCGGCTGCCCATCAGCACCACGCCCATCAACTGCTCTCCCAAGAGCAACGGCACACCGAACAACGCGGACAGGTCCGCATCGCGCAAGGACGGCTCGCTCACCCGGCTGTCCGTGCGCGCCGCGCGCACCAGCAGCGGCTGTCGCGTGGCCGCGATGGTGCCCGTGAAGCCCGCCCCCATGTGCACCACGTCCCCCACGGCCATCCCCGTGCCCACCACGCTCTCCACCCGCAGGACGTCCTCTTCCAGCAGCAGGACGGCCGCCACGTCCACCACGGCCACGGTCTCCCGCAGGACCTGTAGGAGGGCCGGCAACAGCTCCGCGGCGTCGGCGCTGCCCAGGGCCGCGGTGCTGATGCGGTCCAGCGCCTGCAACGTGCGCTCGCGCGCCAGCGAGTAGCGGCTGACGGAGGCCGCCACCGCCTCATCCATGGCCTCGTGGAAGACGAGCTCCGCCTCCGGGCGGTGGGTGGCGTTCTCCCGGGACGTCCACAAGCGCAGCACGCACGCGCGCAGCAGCCGGTACTCCGTCACCACCTGCCGCAGGTCGAAGCCTTCCCCCAGCCGCTCAATGGCGTGCCGGTCCGGAATGTCCCCCAGGCCGTCCTCCACGCCGCCGGGCGAGTCGCGGCGCATCAGCGAGGCGACGACCTCCAGCAGCCGGGGCAACCCGTCTCGCAGCGCGAGCCTTGGCAGCGCCTGGGCCGCGGGGATGCGGCGCACCTCCACCTCCCACGCGGACATGATGGATTCCCGCTGCTGTAGAAGGAACTCGGCCAGGAGGATGGGCACAATCTCGTGGATGTAGGCGTCAGAGCCATCGACGACAACAGCAAAGCGCTCCGAGTGCCCGGCAGCGGAAATGTCCGAAAGCGTGCAGCCACCTCGCACGTCCGGAGTGCGTGTCACGGACAC from Myxococcus xanthus encodes the following:
- a CDS encoding GAF domain-containing protein, translating into MSQDGIPTMVPLQRGGIPFSRGATAASRLALTHLRISDEAPHRQAKAVSEAPAVLLVDDHVSNLVSLEAILEPLGVRMDKACSGEQALRFLLREDYAVILLDVRMAGLSGFETAALIKQRERTRNVPIIFLTAYGRDDAELVTGYATGAVDFLQKPFPPEVLRSKVSVFVELFRAQQQVRRQSELLRQKEAEARDAALRAAGYIDRLRDFTARLSEAATVPQVCRALFEQGLVAAGAKAGTVNLLDVEGEALEVVDAIGYPESVLSRWRRIPMTAGMPLVESLREQQAIWVGSPEEWSARYPLMDTRGLHEAALALPLLVKGRALGAIGLSFARPRTFTEMDRAFFTALAHACAQALDRVHLTAEERRAHAVARAAAARLQMLTEASDAFDATNRDLSVLLDTITRQVAYFLGDTCTLCLLSDDGTRLEVAASHSNQGEDGAPLLPGEGLRHFVLRGGRPLLVPELSQDQQRELGQGEALRSLLCVPLRTQGKVVGTLSVGRMGPGRSFTQEDQELVEELAAKAALSIENARLFAEQQRSQEELRRRAEFEQQLVGIVSHDLRNPLAAISMSAGLLEKKGELTEPQKRMVWRIGQATERAARMIRDLLDFTKARLGGGIALHRQATDLREVVHQVVDELLVANPGRRVEVEVQGEVRGEWDSDRIAQVLTNLLGNALAYSPADAPVRVDTRLEGEAALLSVFNGGDPIPRELLPRLFEPLTRGALKEGQSTRSIGLGLYIVQDIVRGHGGGVEVVSSEQHGTTFTVRLPRAAG
- a CDS encoding TonB family protein, with the translated sequence MPGTRAHAQDAGTPEDGGAARAERELQRTDAGWAVETDAPLSEDAGVPEPAFIPPAMVRDSPAPYPPGLASDGVAGVVKLELLIDDAGEVESATLMEGLHPLLDRAALHAAPSLRFAPATLDGLPVAVRIFFEYRFEAPAPGMSEGATPAAPITLKGLVRTKGNRRPLVGATLVSDAHPDAPVQTDVDGRFEARWPAGVHAVRITAPGHKSGVFREGLKANEALEVVYGLEPLIINPYETVVRGDRERTEVSRVTLHDAELREVPGTMGDPFRVVMLLPGVGSMVSGVAYPVVRGSQPAATGYFLDGIRVPILFHLFLGPAVIHPDFIDAIDFYPGSPPPRYGRLMGGAIDGRLSRPRDDGVHGSAYADLINAGFFIETPFKDTGTNVSLAGRYSYTPWLIALAANQLQAPPPPGRENPKVVLDFWDYQGRVEQRLGEGTLRLFAFGSSDTFGSEAQDEWGDTAMQSIIFHRVDLRHRHPVGPGELEVGGTWGLDRFAIVSRSPPGEATEIHIDQGHWSARLGYTATLSPSATLRAGADVEHKRAIVELLQQDGGSDADVEVAPVALGTFMGAWTELVWQPHEKWAVVPGLRVDSYHLSPGIDRRALEPRLTVRHKVSETLTLKGGAGLFHQPPTTLISLPVVDVGSLLLGLQQGVQFSVGAEWKAWRGLEVGLDVYLNPMLRTLELTPFADEGMVDDDPPDTGTPPAGLRRGMQLGDGGGIPDRSDFDFPDFRSSGMAYGMEFLLRHPLGDNWFGWLSYSLQRSTRRTRFHRYDAEGHRVGEAEADLPFAFDQTHILNLVLSYKFANNITLGGVLHFNTGRPEYGTLGTQTHRPGEDASGRPAWVKADRDRVDRLPAFLRFDVRLSKSWVHDTFSLEAYLDMLNVTLRRETLGFEYEGGNGFPLRKEAVGLPIALPILGVKGRY
- a CDS encoding helix-turn-helix transcriptional regulator; the protein is MKTHLEGPAPPRKRPRPQPRSPADRARKSREQLESRLAESVGEAARGARLLAGLTQADVAERVGIAAEVYGRMERGKMMPSVPTLFRLCLALRLSADVGLGLATAASVGAALWEGDSGHRDQLPEMRKVLRTLRRMSRSQLNLMNQVAAAILPER
- a CDS encoding DUF2378 family protein; translation: MELRLTPRLVREPAPPQPLGPDAMRELRQRCALATPEDTARGMFFRGVLETVRRVGGSAMEQLCRQSLPEKRYIDFFSYPITQFLPLAFQAAGLLSEHCGGMAAAHRVMGQKATQDFLESVAGRTLLMLAYDEPRLLLGQLPTGFLAAVSYGERSMVWTGPRSGRFVMKRDFMPTAYHEGVLHAALEAVGARDIGVQGRELGLLDTEYALSWR
- a CDS encoding CARDB domain-containing protein, whose protein sequence is MTRNHGVSTLTALFLLTGCEGTLPEESPATIDMEVQRQEAKETGLDLSVVDLSASCAATALTLSAAIKNERPTGIGNSTAAVYAGTPGAGGVRLGTISVPWLVGGETFPFSLSYTVPEGTTKVVVVADEDGTYPEDDEDNNFASIDFEIPCATNQQPVASCQSVTVPANAACQGSASIDNGSFDPDGFPGPFSVEQSPAGPYGLGTTSAQLLVSDGAASSTCSANVTVVDVSAPTPGANRGLVIQPVLGSDYVLVPLSDCAMPAVDNCGGELDLDASASIIRVTSDESNDALSLLRLLACDDIKLTPDRKSAMVRAEAALLGNGRVYNFTYAVQDASGNSAIGTCNVKVPALLANPAIDSGVVYCQGDNCPSGSRFPGLLCSLL
- a CDS encoding response regulator; the protein is MSTPNLVLLVEDHADSRELLEEFLTLEGFTVETAGNGLSAWERLSRPPLPDAVLLDLMMPVMSGWELMRHVREDARLSTLPVVVVSGAGSSQPLPEGIRATVPKPVDLFELRATLERVVSPS
- a CDS encoding PAS domain S-box protein — its product is MSAWEVEVRRIPAAQALPRLALRDGLPRLLEVVASLMRRDSPGGVEDGLGDIPDRHAIERLGEGFDLRQVVTEYRLLRACVLRLWTSRENATHRPEAELVFHEAMDEAVAASVSRYSLARERTLQALDRISTAALGSADAAELLPALLQVLRETVAVVDVAAVLLLEEDVLRVESVVGTGMAVGDVVHMGAGFTGTIAATRQPLLVRAARTDSRVSEPSLRDADLSALFGVPLLLGEQLMGVVLMGSRATHELSEEDQFLFRAMAARTTALLLQAQAHAREREARAVAEASLERLRESEAGLRRWAQVFKRLGVGVAVVDAAEERLREVNPAFARMHGYSPEELTGRRLEDTYAPEARGVLPRHVAVANSKPSHEYESLHIRKDGTRFPAFTHVTAFKDEVGRVVQRVATVVDITQRRAMEMDRQRLLGAIEAERARLASVLDQMPAGVFIADAPSGRLVMASRQVEVITGKPFHPSASMQDYVEDYGVSLRPDGRPYAMEALPLARSLRHGEVVQGEEMLIPREDGQYVTVLLSSSPIVDREGTIIAAVATMVDVSERRRAQEAALQAVRFGERLIAIVSHDLRNPLNAIQLSATQLLHSEALPERERRLVTRIARSGDRMKRMISELLDFTRGRLGGGIPIQRTAGDLRSVVRLGVDELEAAWPERKLAFRVEPGRYEGEWDEDRLLQVVSNLGGNALQYSPADAPVSFKLYDGGDFVVLEVHNPGEPISPEMLPRLFDPFRRGAMEGVGGGSSSGLGLGLYIVEQVVKGHGGRIEVTSTAQAGTTVRVTLPRLPTG